In Calliopsis andreniformis isolate RMS-2024a chromosome 6, iyCalAndr_principal, whole genome shotgun sequence, a single genomic region encodes these proteins:
- the Mi-2 gene encoding chromodomain-helicase-DNA-binding protein Mi-2 homolog isoform X2 — MASDEEVDESYAGEDDLEETGGQVSNVNQQVDGSSDAEESQRLEEDDDYEPEERKKKKGKKRKARSEDKKGKKKKKKKKSDSGDESDFGGGGETGDVAGDDSDYAGNRKSRKSSSRKSSGHAAPAPPSQEPTTGMPTIEEVCNTFGLTDVQIEYTDADFQNLTTYKLFQQHVRPLLAKENPKVPMSKLMMLVAAKWRDFSELNPHTQPDADVSSANVDEDNRNARANRNNAVQDGEDEEEDDEDSDRKRKSRGSRAKKGKKASKVPTLKIKLGKRKRGSSDEEAEGSGAGTDRDSDMEFEQMLADAEEPSGTDGTNKGNAEESGVEPPAEPPVRRKAKTKIGNKTKKKKKTKTTSKFPDGEEGLQTDHQDYCEVCQQGGEIILCDTCPRAYHLVCLEPELEETPEGKWSCPHCEGEGAAEDDDEHMEFCRICKDGGELLCCDSCISAYHTHCLNPPLSEIPDGDWKCPRCSCPPLRGRVAKILTWRWKEYPETPSEEPSTSKAAPKQRKIREFFVKWADMSYWHCDWITELQLDVFHPLMFRNYSRKYDMDEPPKLEEPLDESDSRVKRLKEQDGATNRDDYNLEERFYRYGVRPEWLVVHRVINHRLSRDGRATYLVKWRELGYDQATWEDEHEDIPGLKQAIEYYLDLRAANCCDGSSSRKGKKGKGKKSKTRELIDDEERTPKRYTPPPDKPTTDLKKKYERQPEYLDQTGMQLHPYQLEGLNWLRYSWGQGIDTILADEMGLGKTIQTITFLYSLYKEGHCKGPFLVSVPLSTIINWEREFETWAPDFYCVTYVGDKDSRIVIRENELSFEEGAVRGGRASKIRSSQIKFNVLLTSYELISIDSACLGSIDWAVLVVDEAHRLKSNQSKFFRLLASYNIAYKLLLTGTPLQNNLEELFHLLNFLCRDKFNDLAAFQNEFADISKEEQVKKLHELLGPHMLRRLKADVLKNMPSKSEFIVRVELSPMQKKYYKYILTRNFEALNPKGGGQQVSLLNIMMDLKKCCNHPYLFPAASQEAPTAPNGSYETSALIKAAGKLVLLSKMLKKLRDDGHRVLIFSQMTKMLDILEDYLEGEGYKYERIDGNITGAQRQEAIDRFNAPGAQQFVFLLSTRAGGLGINLATADTVIIYDSDWNPHNDIQAFSRAHRIGQANKVMIYRFVTRNSVEERVTQVAKRKMMLTHLVVRPGMGGKGANFSKQELDDILRFGTEELFKEEEGKEDEAIHYDDKAVAELLDRSKEGIEQKENWANEYLSSFKVASYVTKEGETEEEADTEIIKQEAENTDPAYWIKLLRHHYEQQQEDIARSLGKGKRVRKQVNYNDGVVTGDQGTRDDQPWQENLSDYNSDFSAPSDDDKEDDDFDEKGDGDLLSRRSRRRLERRDEKDRPLPPLLARVNGNIEVLGFNARQRKAFLNAIMRYGMPPQDAFNSQWLVRDLRGKSEKNFKAYVSLFMRHLCEPGADNAETFADGVPREGLSRQHVLTRIGVMSLIRKKVQEFEHINGYYSMPEMIRKPVEPVKVESGGDGATGTSSTSATPATSNAPSPSSAATPTPTSAAGTVPADASKANSDTSEAKECKEDQKDKESTNSKDLKEEPKDSKEEEENNTEKDKDKEDVKKEEKDNESEAEKEKDKTDVKDEKSATKHDDKAEGNENKPKQDSEEDVVIVKDDEEETEKREEKDTKDKDVKDCDSEIMKPKRKFMFNIADGGFTELHTLWLNEEKAAVPGREYEIWHRRHDYWLLAGIVTHGYGRWQDIQNDIRFAIINEPFKMDVGKGNFLEIKNKFLARRFKLLEQALVIEEQLRRAAYLNLTQDPNHPAMSLNARFAEVECLAESHQHLSKESLAGNKPANAVLHKVLNQLEELLSDMKSDVSRLPATLARIPPVAQRLQMSERSILSRLAATAPGGGSSQSGQAALLAQQFPAGFSGGQLPATFAGAANFGNFRPQYSVPGQPPQGFTA; from the exons ATGGCGTCCGACGAGGAGGTGGACGAGAGCTACGCGG GTGAAGATGATTTGGAAGAGACTGGAGGTCAAGTTTCAAATGTTAATCAGCAAGTGGATGGGTCATCAGATGCAGAAGAATCTCAGAGACTA GAAGAAGATGATGATTATGAACCagaggaaagaaaaaagaaaaaggggAAAAAGCGGAAGGCCCGTAGTGAGGATAAAAAggggaagaaaaagaagaagaagaaaaaatctGATTCTGGAGAT GAAAGTGATTTTGGAGGTGGTGGTGAAACAGGTGATGTAGCTGGAGATGACAGTGATTATGCAGGGAATAGAAAAAGCAGGAAGTCTTCATCCAGAAAATCATCTGGCCATGCTGCTCCAGCTCCACCAAGTCAAGAACCTACAACAGGCATGCCCACTATTGAGGAAGTTTGTAATACTTTTGGATTGACTGATgtacagattgagtatacagatgCAGATTTCCAAAATTTAACAACGTACAAATTATTCCAACAACATGTCAGACCACTTCTAGCAAAGGAGAATCCAAAA GTTCCAAtgtcaaagcttatgatgttagTAGCTGCAAAATGGCGCGATTTTTCAGAACTGAATCCACATACTCAACCAGACGCAGACGTGTCGTCTGCAAATGTGGATGAAGATAACAGGAACGCAAGAGCAAATCGTAATAATGCAGTGCAGGATGGTGAAGATGAGGAGGAGGATGATGAAGATAGCGACAGGAAACGAAAATCGAGGGGGTCTAGAGCGAAAAAGGGAAAGAAGGCTTCTAAAGTACCTACATTGAAAATAAAGCTTGGGAAACGTAAACGCGGAAGCTCG GATGAGGAAGCAGAAGGCAGTGGAGCAGGTACTGATAGAGATTCTGACATGGAGTTTGAACAAATGTTAGCTGATGCAGAAGAGCCTAGTGGCACTGATGGTACAAATAAAGGTAATGCTGAAGAAAGTGGAGTTGAACCGCCAGCTGAGCCACCAGTTCGCAGGAAGGCGAAAACTAAAATTGGGAATAAaactaaaaagaagaaaaagacgaAAACCACGTCTAAATTTCCGGATGGAGAAGAAGGTCTTCAG ACCGATCATCAGGATTATTGCGAAGTTTGTCAACAAGGTGGAGAAATTATATTGTGTGATACTTGCCCCAGAGCGTATCACTTGGTATGTCTAGAACCTGAGTTAGAGGAAACACCTGAAGGGAAATGGAGTTGTCCTCATTGTGAAGGAGAAG GTGCAGCTGAGGACGATGACGAGCACATGGAATTCTGTAGGATATGTAAAGACGGCGGTGAACTTCTATGCTGTGATAGTTGTATTAGTGCATACCACACGCACTGCTTAAATCCTCCACTTTCTGAAATACCTGATGGCGATTGGAAATGTCCTAGATGTTCCTGCCCTCCTTTACGTGGAAGAG TTGCGAAGATCTTAACATGGAGGTGGAAAGAGTATCCAGAAACACCATCAGAGGAACCTTCTACGAGTAAGGCTGCGCCTAAACAACGTAAAATACGTGAATTTTTCGTAAAATGGGCAGACATGTCATATTGGCACTGTGACTGGATTACGGAGTTACAGCTCGACGTTTTCCACCCCCTTATGTTCAG AAACTACTCGCGAAAATATGACATGGATGAACCGCCAAAATTGGAAGAGCCATTGGACGAAAGTGATTCTCGAGTGAAACGACTGAAAGAACAGGATGGCGCTACGAATAGAGACGATTATAACTTGGAAGAACGATTTTATCGTTATGGAGTGCGACCAGAATGGCTAGTAGTGCATAGAGTAATTAATCACAGACTATCGAGAGATGGTAGAGCGACGTATCTAGTTAAGTGGAGAGAATTAGGATATGATCAAGCTACGTGGGAAGACGAGCATGAAGATATTCCGGGTTTGAAACAAGCCATCGAATATTACTTGGATCTCAGAGCGGCGAACTGTTGCGATGGTAGCTCCTCTCGCAAGGGCAAGAAGG GTAAAGGCAAAAAATCCAAGACACGTGAACTTATCGATGATGAGGAGAGAACACCTAAACGTTACACTCCACCGCCTGATAAACCTACGACTGATCTCAAGAAAAAGTATGAGCGTCAGCCAGAATATTTGGATCAAACTGGAATGCAGTTACATCCTTATCAGTTAGaa GGTCTAAATTGGTTAAGATATTCCTGGGGTCAAGGTATAGATACAATTTTGGCAGACGAAATGGGTTTAGGAAAAACCATTCAAACTATTACTTTCTTATACTCGTTGTACAAAGAAGGCCACTGTAAAGGTCCCTTTCTCGTTTCCGTTCCCCTGTCAACTATCATTAATTGGGAGCGAGAATTCGAAACGTGGGCACCTGACTTTTACTGCGTTACTTATGTTGGGGACAAGGACAGTCGTATTGTGATACGTGAAAACGAATTGTCTTTTGAAGAAGGTGCAGTTCGCGGAGGACGAGCATCGAAAATACGATCTTCTCAAATCAAATTCAACGTACTCCTCACGAGCTATGAACTTATCTCTATTGACTCTGCATGCTTAGGGTCTATAGATTGGGCCGTGTTGGTAGTAGATGAAGCGCACAGGTTGAAGTCAAATCAGTCGAAGTTCTTCAGGTTGTTGGCGTCTTATAACATCGCATATAAGTTACTGTTAACTGGTACTCCACTGCAGAACAATCTCGAAGAACTTTTCCATCTATTGAATTTCCTCTGTCGTGATAAGTTCAACGATCTAGCTGCGTTCCAGAATGAATTCGCAGATATTTCGAAGGAGGAGCAGGTGAAAAAATTACACGAATTGCTTGGTCCTCATATGTTGAGAAGATTAAAAGCTGACGTATTGAAGAACATGCCTAGTAAATCGGAATTTATTGTCCGTGTGGAATTATCACCTATGCAAAAGAAGTATTACAAGTATATATTGACAAGAAACTTTGAGGCCCTGAATCCTAAGGGTGGAGGCCAACAAGTATCATTGCTGAACATCATGATGGATTTGAAAAAGTGTTGCAATCATCCTTATCTATTCCCAGCTGCATCTCAAGAGGCTCCTACTGCACCAAATGGAAGTTACGAGACATCAGCTTTGATCAAGGCAGCTGGCAAGTTGGTACTCTTGAGTAAAATGTTGAAAAAGTTGAGAGATGATGGGCACAGAGTTCTGATTTTTTCTCAAATGACAAAAATGTTGGATATCCTTGAAGACTATTTAGAGGGTGAGGGTTACAAATATGAAAGAATCGATGGTAATATTACTGGTGCTCAACGACAAGAGGCTATAGACAGATTCAATGCTCCTGGCGCGCAACAGTTTGTTTTCTTGCTCTCTACTCGCGCAGGTGGTTTGGGTATAAATCTCGCCACTGCTGATACTGTGATCATTTACGACTCTGATTGGAACCCTCATAATGATATTCAAGCATTTAGTAGAGCTCATAGAATTGGTCAGGCCAACAAAGTCATGATATATAGATTCGTAACTCGTAATTCTGTTGAGGAACGAGTAACGCAAGTGGCAAAACGTAAAATGATGCTTACTCATTTGGTCGTCAGGCCTGGAATGGGTGGAAAGGGTGCCAATTTCAGCAAACAAGAACTCGATGACATTCTACGATTCG gTACCGAAGAATTGTTCAAAGAGGAAGAAGGTAAAGAGGATGAAGCTATTCACTATGATGATAAAGCTGTTGCTGAATTGCTGGACAGAAGTAAAGAGGGTATCGAACAAAAAGAGAATTGGGCCAATGAATACTTAAGTTCGTTCAAGGTCGCCTCCTATGTAACAAAGGAAGGTGAGACTGAAGAAGAGGCGGATACAGAAATTATAAAACAGGAGGCTGAGAACACGGATCCTGCTTACTGGATCAAGCTTTTAAGGCATCACTACGAACAGCAACAGGAAGATATTGCTAGAAGTCTTGGAAAAG GTAAACGAGTACGCAAGCAAGTTAATTATAACGATGGAGTTGTAACAGGAGATCAAGGTACAAGGGATGATCAACCTTGGCAAGAAAATCTATCTGATTATAATAGCGACTTCAGTGCGCCGAGTGACGATGACAAAGAAGATGATGACTTCGATGAAAAGGGCGATGGTGATTTGTTATCTCGCAGAAGCAGGCGAAGATTAGAAAGGAGAGACGAAAAGGATCGACCTCTTCCACCATTGCTTGCTCGTGTCAATGGAAACATAGAA GTGTTGGGCTTCAACGCCAGACAGAGGAAAGCATTCCtcaatgcaattatgcgttatgGCATGCCACCGCAAGAcgcattcaactctcagtg GCTGGTACGAGATCTGCGCGGCAAATCGGAGAAGAACTTCAAGGCGTATGTCTCGCTATTCATGCGACATCTTTGCGAGCCTGGTGCCGATAATGCTGAAACTTTTGCGGATGGTGTTCCACGAGAAGGTCTCAGCAGACAACATGTCTTGACGAGAATTGGCGTGATGTCCTTGATTAGAAAAAAG GTGCAAGAATTCGAACACATAAATGGATATTATTCGATGCCTGAAATGATCCGAAAGCCAGTTGAACCAGTAAAAGTAGAAAGTGGTGGAGATGGGGCAACAGGTACTAGCAGTACTAGTGCAACACCAGCTACTTCCAATGCGCCTAGTCCAAGTTCTGCTGCGACTCCAACTCCTACTTCCGCTGCTGGTACTGTGCCTGCTGACGCCAGCAAAGCAAATTCTGACACATCTGAAGCAAAAGAGTGCAAGGAAGATCAAAAAGACAAAGAA agtACTAATTCGAAAGATCTGAAAGAGGAACCAAAGGATTCcaaggaagaagaagaaaataatacAGAGAAAGACAAGGACAAAGAGGATGTGAAGAAGGAGGAGAAAGATAACGAATCGGAagcagagaaagagaaagacaaGACGGATGTGAAGGATGAAAAATCTGCCACAAAACATGATGACAAAGCAGAGGGCAATGAAAATAAACCGAAACAAGATTCCGAAGAAGATGTAGTTATCGTTAAGGATGATGAAGAAGAAACCGAGAAGCGAGAG GAGAAAGATACTAAGGATAAAGACGTGAAGGACTGTGATTCAGAAATAATGAAACCTAAACGCAAGTTTATGTTTAACATCGCCGACGGCGGTTTCACGGAGTTGCACACATTATGGTTGAACGAAGAAAAAGCTGCAGTACCTGGTCGCGAATATGAAATTTGGCATCGAAGACACGACTACTGGCTCTTAGCTGGTATTGTCACGCATGGCTACGGTCGTTGGCAAGACATCCAAAACGATATCAG ATTCGCGATAATAAATGAACCCTTCAAAATGGACGTAGGCAAAGGTAACTTCTTAGAGATAAAAAACAAATTCTTGGCTCGTCGTTTTAAGCTGTTAGAACAGGCGTTGGTGATAGAAGAGCAACTGAGAAGAGCCGCGTACCTGAACCTAACGCAGGATCCTAATCATCCTGCGATGAGCCTAAACGCGAGATTCGCCGAAGTCGAGTGCCTTGCTGAATCCCATCAACATCTTAGCAAAGAAAGTCTTGCTGGCAATAAACCAGCGAACGCTGTATTACATAAG GTACTAAATCAATTGGAGGAGTTGCTGTCCGATATGAAGTCGGATGTAAGTCGACTGCCTGCAACTTTAGCTCGTATTCCACCTGTTGCTCAAAGACTTCAAATGTCGGAGAGGTCAATCTTGAGTCGATTGGCCGCCACAGCACCGGGTGGTGGAAGTTCCCAGTCGGGTCAAGCAGCTTTGTTGGCTCAGCAGTTCCCTGCAGGTTTCTCTGGTGGACAGTTACCGGCTACTTTTGCAGGCGCTGCCAATTTCGGTAATTTTAGACCGCAATATTCGGTACCAGGTCAACCACCGCAGGGGTTCACAG CTTAA